In Gimesia panareensis, the genomic window TCGTAGGCCACTCCTGCAACAGCGGTTCCAGCGCCCTCTGAAAACGGGGCAGGTCATTAGAAATACGGTGTCGAACCGCGTACCAGAGCAGATTGTCCTGTTGATTTATGAAAACCACGAGGCCGCTGACGACCAATACGAATCCAACCAGATACGTTTTACTCGCCCCCCTCAGAATGATGTGCGTCCCTGCCAGCAGCAAAGCAACCGCACTCCCGCACATGATGAAGATCATCGCAGCGATCCGGGATCCGAGAACTGAGAAGGAATGCGTTCTCTGATAATACGAGGGTTCTTCTGTCACTTGAATCATCAGCTCACTTAATGAGCTCAAGTCGAGATATCCCTCCCCCATCGCATCGGGAATCCCCAGATCGACGCGGGCCCAGGTATACGCCGATCGAAAACTGGCATCCCACCAGAGCCAGGCAGGGACAATGATCAGGACTAGCAACAGAAAACCCAGCGACCACCTGGAAGTCCTGGCAGCAACGTTTCGTGCCACTCCCAGCAGCTTTTTCGCTTTCACACGAAAATTGTGCGTTGCCCAGACAAACAGGGCGATCGCCGCCAGGCAAATCGATGTTCCCTCCAGCAGGGAATCACGGAGTCGTTCCAGTCCGCTCAGCAATAACCACAAGGCAAACAACTGGAGCGTCATACGGACGAGGCGCCCTGACAGCGGGATATGGCCGCACGCCTCGCAGACGTCGGACTGGATGATGCGCAGCACCACCCTCCGGTTCCCACCACATTTTTCGCATTTCAAAACCATAGCTTTGAAAACGAATTGATCCGCCGCGGGATCAAAGTTTTTTCAGAATCGCTGAAAAGGAGATCGTGCTCAGATCAATTCGCTGATCAGCTCCCGGCGTTCCAGAATGTACCGCGGGCGGCCGCTGTGATCCGGAAATGTGGTGGATGGATCGATGCCCAGGTGGCGGTAGAGCATCGCCAGCACGTTTTCGGGACGGTAGGGTGCATCGACTGGCGTGCCCCCTTCTGCGTCCGACGAACCGATCACCTGGCCGGTTTTGATGCCGCCGCCCGCCAGGGCCACGCTCATCACGCGTCCCCAGTGATCGCGGCCGGCATTCTTGTTGAATTTTGGTGTCCGGCCGAATTCGCCCATCGCCACAACCATCACCTTTTTGTCGAGACCGCGGGCGTGCAGGTCTTCGACGAGGGCCGCGAAGGCACGGTCATAAGGCACGCCTTTATCCCGCATCCGCTTGACCAGATCGCGATGATCATCCCAACTGGGACCGGTCACGCGCACCGACGCCACGGTCACCCCGTGTTCCACCAGGCGGCGGGCCAGCAGAATGTTCTGGCCGAAGGAATTCCTGCCGTAACGGTCGCGCGTGGCATCATCTTCCTGAGAAATATCAAAGGCGTTCCGCGCCGCATCCCCTGCGACCATCTCAAACGCTTCTCGCGTGAATTGATCCATCGCATCGCCGACGCCGTTGTTGTCGATGATTTCGCGCGTGGCATCAAAACCCTTCAGCAGCTTCTTACGGTCTTGCAGACGCTCCGAAGTCAAACCCCGCAGCAGCGTCAGGTTGGGAACCTCGAAGTTTTTGGTATCTGCATCGCGAGCGGTGATAAAAGGATTATAGCCTTTCCCCAGCCAGGCAGCCCGACCGTAGCGCATATCGCGTGGTAACGAAACATACGCAGGGATTCCGGCTGCGTTACTCCCCCGCACGCGAGAAGTAATGCAGCCGATACTCGGCATCTCGTTTTCTCTATTCTGACGAT contains:
- a CDS encoding DUF1501 domain-containing protein, with translation MFRRTAEFCDGISRRSVIKAGLTGLMGLSLPEILRLKAQAATTGDSAQNDTAIIFLELAGGPTQHETYDPKPNAPSDYRGPLSPISTTIPGVQFSEFMKEQARVMDKLAVIRSIHHDSGSHGTSSHLTQTGYYLRDRQNRENEMPSIGCITSRVRGSNAAGIPAYVSLPRDMRYGRAAWLGKGYNPFITARDADTKNFEVPNLTLLRGLTSERLQDRKKLLKGFDATREIIDNNGVGDAMDQFTREAFEMVAGDAARNAFDISQEDDATRDRYGRNSFGQNILLARRLVEHGVTVASVRVTGPSWDDHRDLVKRMRDKGVPYDRAFAALVEDLHARGLDKKVMVVAMGEFGRTPKFNKNAGRDHWGRVMSVALAGGGIKTGQVIGSSDAEGGTPVDAPYRPENVLAMLYRHLGIDPSTTFPDHSGRPRYILERRELISELI